The Halostagnicola larsenii XH-48 DNA segment CCTCAGAACGGACGACTCGTGCTGGCATTTTCCAGAGGAACGCGACGATTATCGCCGTGATGAGCCAGATGTTCGGCGTCATGAACGTCAACAACAGCAGCGCCATCGGCATAAACGGCAGCGAGAAGGTCAGATCCGTCAGGCGCATGAGTAATTCGTCAACCCACCCGCCGTAATAACCGCTCACGACGCCGACGGTGAAGCCGAGCGCACCTGTCCCTAGACCACCGAAGAGACCGACGATAAGCGTCGGTCGGGCCCCCGCGAGGAACTGACTGAAAACGTCCTTTCCGAACGCTGTCGTTCCGAAGAACGCGTCCATACTTGGGCTCGCGAGCTGGAGAACGGAGCCGGTATCGCTTCGGATGGTATACTCAATCGGGTCGTGCGGAGCCAGAAACGGCCCAAAAACGCCGAGGAACACGAACGCTCCGGCGATGACCATGCTGGCAAAAGCTAGCGGGTCCCGTCGCAGGAACGCAACCTGTTCGCGGACAACTGCCCACAGCGCGTCGACACGTTTGTACAGTTCCGCTTTGGGTTTCGTTTCGGCACTCATGCAGAGCCACCTCCGTTCGTCGACACAGTCGGATCGAAGTAGGCGTAGAGAACGTCGGCAGCGAGGTTCGCGATGATGACCGCGAGCGCCATGATGAAAACCGCTGCTTGCACCAGCGGGTAGTCCTGTTGTTGAATGGCCAATACGAGTTCGCGGCCGATACCGGGCCAACTGAAGACCACCTCGAGCAAGATTAGCCCCTGGAAAATCATCCCGAGACGGAGCGTGAAGTAGGTCAGAATCGGCAGCATCGAGTTTCGACCGGCCCGGGCTAGCTGCTGGAACTCCGAGAGCCCCTTCGCCCGATGGAGTTTGAGGAACTCCGACCCTCGTTTCTCGACGACCCCGTTACGAGCTAACAGGAGGAAGTCACCGCTGTAGAAGAGAACGGCGACGGCGAACGGTAAGAGGTAGTGGTGGAGGAAATCCAGCGAGACGAACGTCTCGAGATAGCCATCCGGTGTCGCCCTGATGGATCGCATCCCGAGTGCAGGAACGAGTTCCAGGTTGTAGGCGAAGAGGATGATGAAGAAAATCGCCGTGATGAACACGGGCGTCGAGCGGAGTAACGTCGTCAAGACGATACTGAGCTTTTCGAGTCGGCTTCCGCGGTTCCATCCCGCGTACATACCCAGCAAGGAACTCAGGATCGCCGTCGTGACTAGCGCCGGAACGAGGAGGATTAGCGAGTTGATCAGTCGTGGCTCGAGCACCTCCCAGACCGGCTGGCTCCGCAGGATGGAGTACCCGAACTGGAACGTGAGGAGGCTCTCGATGTAGCTAAGATACTGGTTCCAGATCGACTGATCGAGTCCGTACATCGCCCGAATTTCGTCGATCTGCTCTTGATTGAGGTTCCCCGAGGTGACGAGGGTTTCGAACGGACTCCCAGGAAGGAGCCGCAAGACGACGAAGATCACCGAAACCGCGACCAGCGTCAGCACGACGGAGATCGCGAGCCGCTTTAAGAGGAACCGCTGGAACTTCGTCATCGGTTCACCTCCAGATCGATACTCCGGGTGTGGTACACTGACTGCGACGTGAAACGGTCAGGGTGCCTGCTCGCCTCCGGTCGGACCCGTCCTCGAGGAACTCGAGGGAACCGGGAGATGGGCTGGTACATTGGTCGGTTCTGATTCATGAGAAATCACCTTGTTGGAGTTCTGTGCGCCGCTGGTTGGTGTTTTCCGGCTGAATACGTTCGACGAACGCACCCCAGGCGTCACCGTTCGGGAATCGCAGGTTGCCCTGACCGTCCCAGGTATAGCCTGCCTGTTCGAGAATGGTTTCTGCCTCGTCAACGTCGTAGCTGTAGTCGGTCGTGTCGGGATTGTGCCACTGGGTAAGCGACGAGATCAGGTTCTCACCAGTCGGAACGGTTGCCTGACCGTGAAGGAAGTCCTCGACGAACCCCTTCGAGTCGAGCGATTTCGCCAGCGCGACACGGAATTCCTTGTCTCGGATCAGCGGACACGAGAACATGAGCTTCATGATCAACGGCGCATAGCTTCCGGCAGACATTTTCTCGATTCCCTCGGAATTGGCTGCGCGGTTGGCCTGAAGATCCGAGAGGTTCGTCCCGACTGCGTCGATCGAGCCGCTCTGTAGCGACCCGATCAACGCGTCAACGTTGCTCACGTTAAGCCAGACGACAGTGTCTACGCCGGGGCCGCTCTCGGCCTGGTCACCCAACGCATCGTTTCGCCAGTCGTCATCGAACATCCAGTGCCCGTCGTTGCGAGACGCCTCGAACCGGGTTCCTTGTTCCCAGTTTTCGAACTCGAACGGGCCGGTTCCGACCGGAGAATCCGGGTTGTGCTGTGATGGGTTCCCAACGTCTTCCCACCGGTGTTTCGGGAGGATAACGCTACGAACGACCCGCTGTGTCATGAACGCTGCATCGGGATTAGCTAGGTTGAAACGCACCTCGTGATCGCCGAGAATTTCGACGGAGTCGATCGGTTCGTAAAAGGGCACCTGGCTCGTAGATGCGTACTCATCGTACAGTTCGACGGTGAACTTCACGTCCTCCGCGGTGAACGGCTCGCCATCGTGCCACTCGACACCCTCCCGAAGGGTGAGTTCGACGGTTGTGTCATCGACGAATCCGCCGCCGGTCGCCAGCGCGGGGACAACGTCCAGATCCGGCGTCGCGTCGAAGAGGCCATCGTAGATGAACGTTAAACGCTTGGCCTCCGCCCCGCCGGCAGCCCACGCCAGATTCAGCGAGTTCATCGACGTCGAAACGCCCTTGACGTAGGTTCGGTTATCCGTCTCCGGTTGCAAATTGACCTCGGTCCAGACGAACGAGTCCATCGTCTGTCCGTTACCGGGCGTCTCAACGTAGCCGCTCCACCGATCCGTGTTCACCGCCGTGATGATGTTCGGAAACAGCGTGATGATCGCCCCGATATCTTCAGCGAATATTTCCTGGGCCTGATCGACGAGTTCCTCGCGCTCGGCCCGATCGGTCGTCTGTGCCTGTTCGGTCAGAATATCCTGAAGTTCAGGGTGGTAGTAATTATCGTAGTTCGAAAGGGACTCTTCGGTTGCGCGCATCAAAAGCGGGTTCGGATCGAGGCCCCGCTGTGGATCTGGTCCCTGCGAACTCATCGAAATGACCGCCTCGAGCCCGTTGGCCGTCCAGCTTTGGGCGTAGAGTTGGTTCAACGGGCGATCGTCGAGCGTAACGTCGAC contains these protein-coding regions:
- a CDS encoding ABC transporter substrate-binding protein; its protein translation is MATTAGALGASVLAGCNSSRGESLEPNVPDGVPETVETKYWREWETVDAESPPLEYSATAGSVLDRVPVEYSSEDDPWMREHALMVKRGLNDLGVDVTLDDRPLNQLYAQSWTANGLEAVISMSSQGPDPQRGLDPNPLLMRATEESLSNYDNYYHPELQDILTEQAQTTDRAEREELVDQAQEIFAEDIGAIITLFPNIITAVNTDRWSGYVETPGNGQTMDSFVWTEVNLQPETDNRTYVKGVSTSMNSLNLAWAAGGAEAKRLTFIYDGLFDATPDLDVVPALATGGGFVDDTTVELTLREGVEWHDGEPFTAEDVKFTVELYDEYASTSQVPFYEPIDSVEILGDHEVRFNLANPDAAFMTQRVVRSVILPKHRWEDVGNPSQHNPDSPVGTGPFEFENWEQGTRFEASRNDGHWMFDDDWRNDALGDQAESGPGVDTVVWLNVSNVDALIGSLQSGSIDAVGTNLSDLQANRAANSEGIEKMSAGSYAPLIMKLMFSCPLIRDKEFRVALAKSLDSKGFVEDFLHGQATVPTGENLISSLTQWHNPDTTDYSYDVDEAETILEQAGYTWDGQGNLRFPNGDAWGAFVERIQPENTNQRRTELQQGDFS
- a CDS encoding ABC transporter permease codes for the protein MSAETKPKAELYKRVDALWAVVREQVAFLRRDPLAFASMVIAGAFVFLGVFGPFLAPHDPIEYTIRSDTGSVLQLASPSMDAFFGTTAFGKDVFSQFLAGARPTLIVGLFGGLGTGALGFTVGVVSGYYGGWVDELLMRLTDLTFSLPFMPMALLLLTFMTPNIWLITAIIVAFLWKMPARVVRSEVLSVRERTFVKSARASGASDLRTMVYHVAPNVLPIGFLYTAYGVAWAVAAQASLAFLGFGDPTMTSWGRMLRQVFESGNIRVAWWWVLPPAIGIAAITTSVFLIGRAYEEVINPEIQTDQ
- a CDS encoding ABC transporter permease, translated to MTKFQRFLLKRLAISVVLTLVAVSVIFVVLRLLPGSPFETLVTSGNLNQEQIDEIRAMYGLDQSIWNQYLSYIESLLTFQFGYSILRSQPVWEVLEPRLINSLILLVPALVTTAILSSLLGMYAGWNRGSRLEKLSIVLTTLLRSTPVFITAIFFIILFAYNLELVPALGMRSIRATPDGYLETFVSLDFLHHYLLPFAVAVLFYSGDFLLLARNGVVEKRGSEFLKLHRAKGLSEFQQLARAGRNSMLPILTYFTLRLGMIFQGLILLEVVFSWPGIGRELVLAIQQQDYPLVQAAVFIMALAVIIANLAADVLYAYFDPTVSTNGGGSA